Proteins encoded within one genomic window of Pigmentiphaga sp. H8:
- the amt gene encoding ammonium transporter has protein sequence MKTTHASSMKALGAGLALALALFAAPALAEDAAPTLVGADLAWLSTSTILVLMMVVPGLALFYGGLVRSKNMLSVLMQVLVTFSLIVVLWFIYGYSLAFTEGNAFFGGLDRLFLKGLFDAETGTFPLSGTVPELSFAAFQATFAGITCALIVGAFAERARFSAILLFMVLWFTFAYIPIAHMVWFGGEVKGFLFERGALDFAGGTVVHINAGVAGLIGAYVIGKRIGFGKEALSPHNLPMTMIGASLLWVGWFGFNAGSALAANNVASLAFMNTLIATAAAVLAWVFTEWAVRGHPSMLGGASGAVAGLVGVTPAAGVVGPVGALVIGLAAGVICVWGVTSLKRMLKVDDSLDVFGVHGVGGIVGALLTGIFNAKVLGGPGVDGMTILSQLWVQVEAVVITIVWTTIVALIAYKIADALLGLRVTEEEEREGLDITTHGESAYHS, from the coding sequence ATGAAAACAACGCATGCTTCATCGATGAAAGCCCTTGGGGCGGGACTGGCGCTGGCACTGGCGCTGTTCGCCGCGCCCGCGCTGGCGGAGGATGCCGCCCCCACGCTGGTCGGGGCCGATCTGGCCTGGCTCAGCACGTCCACCATCCTGGTGCTGATGATGGTGGTGCCCGGCCTGGCGCTGTTCTACGGCGGCCTGGTGCGCAGCAAGAACATGTTGTCGGTCCTGATGCAGGTCCTGGTCACGTTCTCGCTGATCGTCGTGCTGTGGTTCATCTACGGCTATTCGCTGGCCTTCACCGAAGGCAATGCCTTCTTCGGCGGGCTTGACCGGCTGTTCCTGAAGGGGCTGTTCGATGCCGAGACCGGGACCTTCCCGTTGTCGGGCACCGTGCCCGAGCTCAGCTTCGCGGCCTTCCAGGCGACGTTCGCCGGCATCACCTGCGCGCTGATCGTGGGCGCCTTCGCCGAACGCGCGCGCTTCTCGGCCATCCTGCTGTTCATGGTGCTGTGGTTCACCTTCGCCTACATTCCCATCGCGCACATGGTGTGGTTCGGCGGCGAGGTCAAGGGCTTCCTGTTCGAGCGCGGCGCGCTGGACTTCGCGGGCGGCACCGTGGTGCACATCAACGCCGGCGTGGCGGGCCTGATCGGCGCCTATGTCATCGGCAAGCGCATCGGCTTCGGCAAGGAAGCCTTGTCGCCGCACAACCTGCCCATGACCATGATCGGCGCCTCGCTGCTGTGGGTGGGCTGGTTCGGCTTCAACGCGGGTTCGGCGCTGGCCGCCAACAACGTCGCCTCGCTGGCCTTCATGAACACGCTGATCGCCACGGCCGCCGCGGTGCTGGCGTGGGTCTTCACGGAATGGGCGGTACGCGGCCATCCCTCGATGCTGGGCGGCGCGTCCGGCGCGGTGGCGGGCCTGGTGGGCGTGACGCCGGCGGCCGGCGTGGTCGGCCCGGTGGGCGCGCTGGTGATCGGCCTGGCCGCGGGCGTGATCTGCGTCTGGGGCGTGACCAGCCTGAAGCGCATGCTGAAGGTGGACGATTCGCTGGACGTGTTCGGCGTGCACGGCGTGGGCGGCATCGTCGGCGCGCTGCTGACCGGCATCTTCAACGCCAAGGTGCTGGGCGGCCCGGGCGTGGACGGCATGACCATCCTCAGCCAGCTGTGGGTGCAGGTCGAGGCAGTGGTCATCACCATCGTCTGGACCACCATCGTCGCGCTGATCGCCTACAAGATCGCCGATGCGCTGCTGGGGCTGCGCGTGACCGAAGAGGAAGAACGCGAGGGCCTGGACATCACGACCCACGGGGAAAGCGCCTATCACTCGTAG
- a CDS encoding accessory factor UbiK family protein — protein sequence MINRTDWFEDLQKNISDLIARSPAADIERNVKGFLGQTFTKLDLITREEFDIQTELLARTRAKVDALEAQVQGLEARVIALENRSSQA from the coding sequence ATGATCAATCGCACCGACTGGTTCGAAGACCTGCAGAAGAACATCTCCGACCTGATCGCCCGCAGCCCGGCGGCCGACATCGAGCGCAACGTCAAGGGATTTCTGGGTCAGACCTTCACCAAGCTGGATCTGATCACCCGCGAGGAATTCGACATCCAGACCGAATTGCTGGCGCGTACGCGGGCCAAGGTGGATGCGCTGGAAGCGCAGGTGCAAGGGTTGGAGGCGCGGGTGATCGCGCTGGAAAATCGTTCGTCACAAGCCTGA
- a CDS encoding helix-turn-helix domain-containing protein — protein MSRVLAVTQGHIGRACLLDKVRPAGAHAHPVHHAMIELDGPCHEYQVGEASAVLAPRRAVLVNSHELHANLSVGQGKSTILMLYFSPLWIEEQFPGLPAYVRFFRHGSVQLGADTVELAQHLARRMLEAAEINTADVQALFGELAEHLCHQYGPTYPNRERPARSNDYRIRRAIALMQEHLEEPLPTQEIAARVGLSRSRFFELFTACTGLSPKHYVNMLRLHAAVEYLADDPGPIAELSQRCGFGAQSHFSKFFVDQQGFTPRDYRRAAVPALPRQHGQADAVHP, from the coding sequence GTGTCCAGAGTCCTAGCCGTTACCCAGGGCCACATCGGCCGGGCCTGCCTGCTCGACAAGGTGCGTCCCGCCGGCGCGCATGCCCACCCCGTCCACCACGCCATGATCGAACTGGACGGCCCCTGCCATGAATATCAGGTGGGCGAGGCATCGGCCGTGCTGGCCCCCCGCCGCGCCGTCCTCGTCAACAGCCACGAGCTGCACGCCAACCTTTCGGTCGGCCAGGGCAAGAGCACGATCCTGATGCTGTATTTCTCGCCGCTGTGGATAGAGGAACAATTCCCGGGCCTGCCCGCATACGTCAGGTTCTTCCGGCACGGCAGCGTGCAACTGGGGGCCGATACGGTCGAACTCGCCCAGCATCTGGCCCGGCGCATGCTCGAGGCGGCCGAAATCAACACCGCTGACGTCCAGGCCCTGTTCGGCGAACTGGCCGAACACCTGTGCCACCAGTACGGCCCCACCTATCCGAACCGCGAACGCCCCGCCCGCAGCAACGACTATCGCATCCGGCGGGCCATCGCGTTGATGCAGGAACACCTGGAAGAACCGCTGCCCACCCAGGAGATCGCCGCGCGCGTGGGCCTGTCCCGTTCGCGCTTCTTCGAGCTGTTCACCGCCTGCACGGGCCTGTCGCCCAAGCACTACGTCAACATGCTGCGGCTGCACGCCGCGGTGGAATACCTGGCCGACGACCCGGGTCCCATCGCCGAGCTGTCGCAGCGCTGCGGCTTCGGCGCGCAAAGCCATTTCTCGAAGTTCTTCGTCGACCAGCAGGGTTTCACGCCGCGCGACTATCGCCGCGCCGCGGTGCCGGCCCTGCCCAGGCAGCACGGGCAGGCCGACGCCGTCCACCCTTAG
- a CDS encoding ABC transporter ATP-binding protein, with translation MTELLKLEGIVAGYGEAKVLMGIDLSLGEGQALALLGRNGTGKTTLINTIVGHTRRFSGRLHLAGRDITGLRPDQRALAGIGWVPQERNIFKSLTVEENLTAVAVPGPWNLKRIYEMFPRLHERKANMGNQLSGGEQQMLAIGRALMLNPRVLLLDEPLEGLAPIIVQELMSALQRIIRDEGMSVILVEQNARKALSITDTAIVLERGSVVHASSAQDLLADGATLDGLLGVAKH, from the coding sequence ATGACTGAGCTGCTCAAGCTGGAAGGCATCGTTGCCGGCTACGGCGAGGCCAAGGTCCTGATGGGCATAGACCTGAGCCTGGGCGAAGGCCAGGCGCTGGCCTTGCTGGGCCGCAACGGTACCGGCAAGACCACGCTGATCAACACCATCGTCGGCCACACGCGGCGCTTCTCCGGCCGCCTGCACCTGGCGGGCCGGGACATCACCGGACTGCGCCCGGACCAGCGCGCGCTGGCGGGCATCGGCTGGGTGCCGCAGGAACGCAACATCTTCAAGTCGCTGACCGTCGAGGAAAACCTGACCGCCGTGGCCGTGCCCGGACCGTGGAACCTCAAGCGCATCTACGAGATGTTCCCGCGCCTGCACGAACGCAAGGCCAACATGGGTAACCAGCTCTCGGGCGGCGAACAGCAGATGCTGGCCATCGGCCGTGCGTTGATGCTGAACCCGCGCGTACTGCTGCTGGACGAGCCGCTGGAAGGGCTCGCGCCCATCATCGTGCAGGAACTGATGAGCGCCTTGCAGCGGATCATCCGCGACGAAGGCATGTCGGTGATCCTGGTCGAGCAGAACGCCCGCAAGGCGCTCAGCATCACCGACACCGCCATCGTGCTGGAACGCGGCAGCGTGGTGCACGCCAGCTCCGCGCAGGATTTGCTGGCCGATGGCGCGACGCTGGACGGCCTGTTGGGCGTGGCCAAGCACTAA
- a CDS encoding ABC transporter ATP-binding protein, translating into MTTVLQTFNLTKRFGGLVATNDVSIKVERGARQALIGPNGAGKTTLINLLTGVLASTSGRIELEGEDVTRLPVHARARRGLVRTFQINQLFAEMTPAESLAVAISEREGKGWRCLRPLGKRGEIMDECAALMEQCNLLDVKDRKTAVLPYGKQRLLEIALALAAKPRVLLLDEPVAGVPDGERREILNTVGALPEDVTILLIEHDMDLVFSFANRISVLVNGGLFVEGTNAEIARDPRVKAVYLGEEVVEGYHD; encoded by the coding sequence ATGACCACCGTATTGCAGACCTTCAACCTGACCAAGCGCTTCGGCGGGCTGGTCGCCACCAACGACGTGTCGATCAAGGTCGAGCGGGGCGCCCGCCAGGCGCTGATCGGCCCCAACGGCGCGGGCAAGACCACGCTGATCAACCTGTTGACCGGCGTGCTGGCCTCCACCTCCGGCCGTATCGAACTGGAAGGCGAGGACGTCACGCGCCTGCCGGTGCATGCACGCGCGCGCCGCGGCCTGGTGCGCACTTTCCAGATCAACCAGCTGTTCGCTGAAATGACCCCGGCGGAGTCGCTGGCGGTGGCCATTTCCGAACGCGAAGGCAAGGGCTGGCGCTGCCTGCGCCCGCTGGGCAAGCGCGGCGAGATCATGGACGAATGCGCGGCCCTGATGGAGCAGTGCAACCTGCTCGACGTGAAGGACCGCAAGACGGCGGTGCTGCCCTACGGCAAGCAGCGCCTGCTGGAGATCGCGCTGGCGCTGGCCGCCAAGCCTCGCGTGCTGCTGCTGGACGAACCCGTGGCCGGCGTGCCCGACGGCGAGCGCCGCGAAATCCTCAACACGGTCGGCGCCCTGCCCGAGGACGTGACCATCCTGCTGATCGAACACGACATGGACCTGGTCTTTTCCTTCGCCAACCGTATCTCGGTCCTGGTCAACGGCGGCTTGTTCGTCGAAGGGACCAATGCCGAGATCGCCCGCGACCCGCGCGTCAAGGCGGTGTACCTGGGTGAGGAAGTGGTGGAGGGCTACCATGACTGA
- the glnK gene encoding P-II family nitrogen regulator produces MKLITAIIKPFKLDEVREALSGIGVQGITVTEIKGFGRQKGHTELYRGAEYVVDFLPKVKIEIALADDLVDRAIEAIETSARTGKIGDGKVFVFPLEQVIRIRTGETGKDAL; encoded by the coding sequence ATGAAACTCATCACTGCAATCATCAAGCCCTTCAAGCTTGACGAGGTACGCGAAGCCCTCTCCGGCATCGGAGTCCAGGGCATCACCGTTACCGAGATCAAGGGTTTCGGCCGCCAGAAGGGCCATACCGAGCTGTATCGCGGCGCCGAATACGTCGTCGATTTCCTGCCCAAGGTCAAGATCGAGATCGCCCTGGCGGACGATCTGGTGGACCGTGCCATCGAGGCCATCGAGACCTCGGCGCGCACCGGCAAGATCGGCGACGGCAAGGTCTTCGTCTTTCCGCTGGAACAGGTCATCCGGATTCGTACCGGGGAAACCGGCAAGGACGCCCTCTGA
- a CDS encoding GntR family transcriptional regulator: MTERASARDRAEGKAKSGGAQTTAAELGLRELILSGELTPGARLSEPSVAERLGISRTPIRAAMARLEDEGLLEVIPSGGYAVKAFTESEIRDSIEVRGTLEGLAARMAAERGVSAADLDAMRDCLTEIDRILTGRDKGVADLSSYIELNRRFHQMLHYLPGSSVLERQIARATNLPFASPNGFLQAQADDEEAWLSLIVAQDQHWMVLAAIENREGARAEAIMREHARIAFRNMQSVLRNQDMFSQIPGARLIRRRIPR, encoded by the coding sequence ATGACTGAGCGGGCTTCCGCGCGCGACCGGGCCGAGGGCAAGGCCAAGTCGGGCGGTGCGCAAACGACCGCGGCCGAACTGGGCTTGCGGGAATTGATCCTGTCGGGCGAGCTGACGCCCGGGGCGCGGCTGTCCGAGCCCAGCGTGGCCGAGCGCCTGGGCATCTCGCGCACGCCCATCCGAGCCGCGATGGCCAGGCTGGAAGACGAAGGCCTGCTGGAGGTGATTCCCTCCGGCGGCTATGCGGTCAAGGCCTTCACCGAATCCGAGATACGCGATTCCATCGAGGTGCGCGGCACGCTGGAAGGACTGGCCGCGCGCATGGCCGCCGAGCGCGGCGTGTCGGCCGCCGACCTGGACGCGATGCGCGACTGCCTGACCGAGATCGACCGCATCCTGACGGGCCGTGACAAGGGCGTCGCGGACCTGTCCAGCTACATCGAACTGAATCGCCGCTTCCACCAGATGCTGCACTACCTGCCGGGCAGCTCGGTGCTCGAACGCCAGATCGCGCGCGCGACCAATCTGCCGTTCGCCTCGCCCAATGGTTTCCTGCAGGCCCAGGCCGACGACGAGGAAGCCTGGCTGAGCCTGATCGTGGCGCAGGACCAGCACTGGATGGTGCTGGCCGCCATCGAGAACCGCGAAGGCGCGCGTGCCGAAGCCATCATGCGCGAACACGCGCGCATCGCTTTCCGCAACATGCAGTCGGTGCTGCGCAACCAGGACATGTTCTCGCAGATTCCGGGAGCCCGACTGATACGCAGACGCATACCGCGATAA
- a CDS encoding TorF family putative porin, whose product MKKTLLATALALCATSTAYAADPEPDFTFTGNAGLFSDYRFRGFSQTNLKPAMQGGFDFAHKSGFYLGNWNSNVASELFSGGNLEMDFYGGYKFKYEDFAFDVGGLYYYYPGSKLNGSTIDNFELYGAVGWGPFTLKYSHGMTDFFGAPNSKNNYYLDLGAAFDLGDGWGANAHVGYQKLKNDATGLDHYVDYKAGVTKDLNGWILGLSLVTTSKKDWVITNKGKNAGRFGAVLGLSKAF is encoded by the coding sequence ATGAAAAAGACCCTGCTTGCGACCGCCCTGGCCCTGTGCGCCACCTCGACCGCCTACGCCGCCGACCCGGAGCCCGACTTCACCTTCACGGGCAATGCCGGCCTGTTCAGCGACTACCGTTTCCGCGGCTTCAGCCAGACCAACCTCAAGCCGGCCATGCAAGGCGGCTTCGATTTCGCCCACAAGTCCGGCTTCTACCTGGGCAACTGGAACTCCAACGTCGCCAGCGAGCTGTTCAGCGGCGGCAACCTGGAGATGGATTTCTACGGCGGCTACAAGTTCAAGTACGAGGACTTCGCCTTCGACGTGGGCGGCCTGTATTACTACTACCCCGGTTCCAAGCTGAACGGCAGCACGATCGACAACTTCGAGCTGTACGGCGCGGTGGGCTGGGGCCCGTTCACGCTGAAGTATTCGCACGGCATGACCGATTTCTTCGGCGCGCCCAACAGCAAGAACAACTACTACCTGGACCTGGGCGCCGCCTTCGACCTGGGCGACGGCTGGGGCGCGAATGCCCACGTCGGCTACCAGAAGCTGAAGAACGACGCGACCGGCCTGGACCACTACGTCGACTACAAGGCGGGCGTGACCAAGGACCTGAACGGCTGGATCCTGGGGCTTTCGCTGGTGACCACCAGCAAGAAGGACTGGGTCATCACCAACAAGGGCAAGAACGCCGGCCGCTTCGGCGCGGTGCTCGGCCTGAGCAAGGCGTTCTGA
- a CDS encoding branched-chain amino acid ABC transporter permease, translating into MLTILFDGIAYGMLLFVLACGLSVTLGLMNFINLAHGAFAMVGGYVTVLAMQRLNVPFLLCLPLAFIVSAVMGAILERTLYKRVYGQSHLNQVLFSIGLTFMAMAMVDYFMGSQQQLLHLPEWLSGRSVVGGVGIGHYRLFVIVICVALVIGLQLILSKTRFGSRLRASVDDPRAASGLGININLVFLSTFAFGSGLAGLGGALGADLLGMDPTFPIKYMIYFLIVVAVGGTSSLTGPLVASLLLGVADVAGKYYIPTVGAFIIYCVMIIMLMWRPQGLFARAGGK; encoded by the coding sequence ATGCTGACGATACTGTTTGACGGCATTGCCTACGGGATGCTGTTGTTCGTGCTGGCTTGCGGGCTGTCCGTGACGTTGGGGTTGATGAATTTCATCAACCTGGCGCACGGGGCGTTCGCGATGGTGGGCGGTTATGTGACCGTGCTGGCCATGCAGCGCCTGAACGTGCCTTTCCTCTTGTGTCTGCCGCTGGCCTTCATCGTGTCGGCGGTCATGGGGGCGATCCTGGAACGCACGCTGTACAAGCGGGTGTACGGGCAATCGCACCTGAACCAGGTGTTGTTCTCGATCGGCCTGACCTTCATGGCCATGGCCATGGTCGACTACTTCATGGGATCGCAGCAACAGCTGCTGCATCTGCCGGAATGGCTGAGCGGCCGTTCGGTGGTCGGCGGCGTCGGCATCGGACACTACCGGCTGTTCGTGATCGTGATCTGCGTGGCGCTGGTGATCGGGCTGCAATTGATCCTGAGCAAGACGCGGTTCGGCAGCCGCCTGCGCGCGTCGGTGGACGATCCGCGCGCGGCCAGCGGGCTGGGCATCAACATCAACCTGGTGTTCCTGTCGACCTTCGCCTTCGGCTCCGGCCTGGCCGGCCTGGGAGGCGCGCTGGGCGCCGACCTGCTCGGCATGGACCCGACCTTCCCGATCAAGTACATGATCTATTTCCTGATCGTGGTGGCCGTGGGCGGCACGTCTTCCCTGACGGGGCCGCTGGTGGCTTCGCTGCTGCTGGGCGTGGCCGACGTGGCCGGCAAGTACTACATCCCCACTGTCGGGGCATTCATCATCTATTGCGTCATGATCATCATGCTGATGTGGCGCCCGCAAGGCCTGTTCGCCCGGGCGGGGGGTAAGTAA
- a CDS encoding branched-chain amino acid ABC transporter permease, with amino-acid sequence MKATIAPQAATSAAPDSLRAVGARWSRIRWFEIVFWVVAIGAAFVLPRGFLLLNELAILALFAVSLDLILGYAGIVSLGHAAFFGLGAYCAALLAKHFGIDPILGLAISAALSALLGLVTSVLVMRGSDLTRLMVTLGVALILYEIANKMGWLTGGADGLTGVTMVPLFGTFEFDLFGRTAYTYSVIVLAILFFIARAIVHSPFGMSLQVVRQNPLRAAAMGVAVNRRRAAVYTLAAAYAGVAGALLAQTTGFASLDVLAFHRSADVMLMLVIGGAGYLYGGIIGAVIFKFMQDWLSGITPQYWQFWIGLLLVVIVVVGHDKLVRPWTWFRRGHGGKQ; translated from the coding sequence ATGAAAGCCACGATCGCACCCCAGGCCGCCACCTCGGCGGCCCCTGATTCGCTGCGCGCCGTCGGCGCGCGCTGGTCCCGCATCCGCTGGTTCGAAATCGTTTTCTGGGTGGTCGCCATCGGCGCCGCCTTCGTGCTGCCCAGGGGATTCCTGCTGTTGAACGAGCTGGCCATCCTGGCCTTGTTCGCGGTTTCGCTGGACCTGATCCTGGGCTACGCCGGCATCGTCTCGCTGGGCCACGCGGCCTTCTTCGGGCTGGGCGCCTATTGCGCGGCGCTGCTGGCCAAGCATTTCGGCATCGATCCCATCCTGGGGCTGGCCATCTCGGCGGCCCTGAGCGCGCTGCTGGGGCTGGTGACCAGCGTGCTGGTAATGCGCGGCTCGGACCTGACGCGGCTGATGGTGACGCTGGGCGTCGCGCTGATCCTGTACGAGATCGCCAACAAGATGGGCTGGCTGACGGGCGGCGCGGATGGCCTGACCGGCGTGACCATGGTGCCCTTGTTCGGCACCTTCGAGTTCGACCTGTTCGGCCGCACGGCCTATACCTACTCGGTCATCGTGCTGGCGATACTGTTCTTCATCGCCCGGGCCATCGTGCATTCGCCGTTCGGCATGTCGCTGCAGGTGGTGCGCCAGAATCCGCTGCGCGCCGCCGCCATGGGCGTGGCGGTCAACCGCCGCCGCGCCGCCGTCTACACGCTGGCGGCGGCCTATGCGGGCGTGGCCGGCGCGCTGCTGGCGCAGACCACGGGCTTCGCCTCGCTGGACGTGCTGGCCTTCCACCGCTCGGCCGACGTGATGCTGATGCTGGTGATCGGCGGTGCCGGCTACCTGTACGGCGGCATCATCGGCGCCGTCATCTTCAAGTTCATGCAGGACTGGCTGTCGGGCATCACGCCCCAGTACTGGCAATTCTGGATCGGCCTGCTGCTGGTCGTCATCGTGGTCGTCGGCCACGACAAGCTGGTGCGTCCCTGGACCTGGTTCCGCCGCGGCCATGGAGGCAAGCAATGA
- a CDS encoding ABC transporter substrate-binding protein translates to MNNKRNLLKIAAALMLAGTAAVPAYAQDVVKVGLILPMTGPFASTGRQIEAAVRLYMAEHGTTVAGKKIELIIKDDANVADTTKRLAQELVINDRVAVLAGFGLTPLALSTTPIATQAKTPMVVMAAATAMITEQSPYVVRTGFTLPQVTLGIAQWAPKNGIKKVVTLVADYGPGIDAQNSFKKVFTANGGQVLQELRVPVNNPDFAPFLQRVSDAKPDAVFVFVPSGMGSVVMKQFAERGLDKAGIKMIGTGDVVDDDLLNDMGNVALGVVTSMHYSAALDNPANKSYVAGIAKANKGMRPNFHSVGGYDGMHLIYKAIEATKGDTNGDKLLAAMKGQKWDSPRGPVMLDPQTREMVQNVYITKVERVNGGLYNVPFDKIEAVKDPAKIK, encoded by the coding sequence ATGAACAACAAACGCAATCTGCTCAAGATCGCAGCCGCGCTGATGCTGGCGGGCACGGCCGCCGTGCCCGCCTACGCGCAGGACGTGGTCAAGGTCGGCCTCATTCTGCCGATGACGGGCCCGTTCGCGTCCACCGGCCGCCAGATCGAAGCCGCCGTCCGCCTGTACATGGCCGAACACGGCACCACCGTGGCCGGCAAGAAGATCGAGCTGATCATCAAGGACGATGCCAACGTCGCCGATACCACCAAGCGCCTGGCGCAGGAACTGGTGATCAATGACCGCGTCGCCGTGCTGGCCGGCTTCGGCCTGACGCCGCTGGCGCTGTCGACCACGCCCATCGCCACCCAGGCCAAGACGCCGATGGTCGTGATGGCTGCCGCGACCGCGATGATCACCGAACAGTCGCCCTATGTGGTGCGTACCGGCTTCACGCTGCCGCAGGTCACCCTGGGTATCGCCCAGTGGGCGCCCAAGAATGGCATCAAGAAGGTCGTGACCCTGGTCGCCGACTACGGCCCCGGCATCGATGCCCAGAATTCGTTCAAGAAGGTCTTCACCGCCAACGGCGGCCAAGTGCTGCAGGAACTGCGCGTGCCGGTGAACAACCCCGACTTCGCCCCCTTCCTGCAGCGTGTGAGCGATGCCAAGCCGGACGCCGTGTTCGTGTTCGTGCCCTCGGGCATGGGCTCGGTGGTCATGAAGCAGTTCGCCGAGCGCGGCCTGGACAAGGCCGGCATCAAGATGATCGGCACCGGCGACGTGGTCGACGACGACCTGCTGAACGACATGGGCAACGTGGCGCTGGGCGTGGTGACGTCCATGCACTACTCCGCCGCGCTGGACAATCCGGCCAACAAGTCCTACGTGGCCGGCATCGCCAAGGCCAACAAGGGCATGCGCCCGAACTTCCACAGCGTGGGCGGCTATGACGGCATGCACCTGATCTACAAGGCCATCGAAGCCACCAAGGGCGACACCAACGGCGACAAGCTGCTGGCCGCCATGAAGGGCCAGAAGTGGGACAGCCCGCGCGGTCCGGTCATGCTGGATCCGCAAACGCGCGAGATGGTGCAGAACGTCTACATCACCAAGGTGGAACGGGTGAACGGTGGCCTGTACAACGTCCCCTTCGACAAGATCGAAGCGGTAAAAGATCCAGCAAAGATTAAGTAA
- a CDS encoding GntR family transcriptional regulator, which produces MSKLPLAPRSVSDRIHELVRHEILGGKYLPGDVLRQDDLAARFGVSKIPLREAFSRLESEGMLVLRPRRGYAVASLDQAEIVEIFELRALIETHAARLAAEHHQEEDAGRVTRLAGDMMALDRNAADYHSRWCQLNRDFHGAIIQACRQRHVIRMALQLRDIIEPYIRLDTTMSTSDAAADREHNQIATAFVARNSGLVGALSAAHCYHTRDRLLASLRAQGRAA; this is translated from the coding sequence ATGTCCAAGCTTCCGCTCGCCCCCCGCTCCGTCAGCGATCGGATCCATGAACTTGTGCGGCACGAGATCCTCGGCGGCAAATACCTGCCCGGCGACGTTCTGCGCCAGGACGATCTGGCCGCCCGCTTCGGCGTGAGCAAGATCCCCCTGCGGGAGGCCTTCTCCAGGCTGGAGAGCGAGGGCATGCTGGTCCTGCGCCCGCGCCGCGGCTATGCGGTGGCATCGCTGGATCAGGCGGAGATCGTCGAGATCTTCGAATTGCGGGCATTGATCGAGACCCATGCGGCGCGCCTGGCGGCCGAACACCACCAGGAAGAAGACGCCGGACGGGTAACCCGGCTGGCCGGCGACATGATGGCGCTGGATCGAAACGCCGCCGACTATCACAGCCGGTGGTGCCAATTGAACCGGGACTTCCACGGCGCCATCATCCAGGCCTGCCGTCAGCGGCACGTCATCCGCATGGCGCTGCAATTGCGCGACATCATCGAACCCTACATCCGGCTGGACACGACCATGTCAACCAGCGACGCCGCGGCCGACCGCGAACACAACCAGATCGCCACGGCTTTCGTAGCCCGGAACAGCGGTCTGGTCGGGGCGCTGAGCGCCGCCCACTGCTACCACACACGGGACCGGCTGCTGGCCTCGCTGCGCGCGCAGGGCCGGGCAGCCTGA
- a CDS encoding HpcH/HpaI aldolase/citrate lyase family protein — MNSSVDTRYHNPLRQLWRENRGAYGLWVTLPTPAVTEIAAELGLDWVCLDLEHSALDYKDVANHARAAKGSGTAVLARVPATTPDYLKRCLDMGVDGVLLPLVNSAEEMRTGLRYGKYPPQGIRGIGGERALRWGLRMDEYLATANEETMVIPLIETVHAIEAAADILAVPDLPAIFFGPADLSASHGCLGQWESPGVAEEILKVREMAQARGIVSGIMAMDDADALKRRDQGFGMIGLGSDFGLLIRSVKPVLKELKGTTFMRRWF; from the coding sequence ATGAACAGCAGCGTGGACACGCGTTATCACAATCCCTTGCGCCAGCTCTGGCGGGAGAACCGCGGCGCCTATGGCCTGTGGGTCACTCTGCCCACGCCCGCGGTGACCGAGATCGCCGCCGAGCTTGGCCTGGACTGGGTTTGCCTTGATCTCGAACACAGCGCCCTGGATTACAAGGATGTGGCCAACCACGCCAGGGCCGCGAAGGGCAGCGGCACCGCGGTGCTGGCGCGGGTGCCCGCCACCACGCCGGACTACCTGAAGCGTTGCCTGGACATGGGGGTGGACGGCGTGCTGCTGCCGCTGGTGAACTCGGCCGAGGAAATGCGCACCGGACTGCGCTATGGCAAATATCCGCCTCAGGGCATACGCGGCATCGGCGGCGAACGTGCGCTGCGCTGGGGTTTGAGGATGGACGAATACCTGGCCACGGCCAACGAAGAAACGATGGTGATCCCGCTGATCGAGACGGTGCATGCCATCGAGGCTGCCGCCGACATCCTCGCGGTGCCCGACCTGCCCGCGATCTTTTTCGGCCCGGCGGATCTGTCGGCCAGCCACGGCTGCCTCGGGCAGTGGGAATCTCCGGGGGTGGCCGAAGAAATCCTGAAAGTCAGGGAAATGGCTCAGGCCAGGGGCATCGTCAGCGGCATCATGGCCATGGACGATGCGGATGCGCTCAAGCGGCGCGATCAGGGGTTCGGCATGATCGGGCTGGGTTCGGACTTCGGCCTGTTGATCCGCTCGGTCAAGCCGGTGCTGAAAGAACTCAAAGGCACGACCTTCATGCGGCGGTGGTTCTGA